One segment of Pleuronectes platessa chromosome 21, fPlePla1.1, whole genome shotgun sequence DNA contains the following:
- the LOC128427368 gene encoding inhibitor of nuclear factor kappa-B kinase subunit alpha: MEKPPFRQNQSCGDWELKERLGMGGFAHVYLYQHHETNEKLAVKMCRLELTARNKDRWSREIQIMKKLNNINVVTAREVPEEMRHIALNDLPLLAMEYCSRGDLRRVLSKPENCCGLKESEVLSLLNDVGAGIQYLHENKIIHRDLKPENIVLQDINGKLVHKIIDLGYAKDLDQGSLCTSFVGTLQYLAPELFENKPYTVTVDYWSFGTMIFECSCGFRPFLHNLQPVQWATKVRNKGPKDIMAVEDVSGEVRFSTHLPYPNNLSRTMLEPMESLLQLMLKWDPLHRGGKVNPDTKKPMCFEVLEQILSTKVVHILNMTTAQVHSFQLTPDESLHSLQKRIEAETKIEVVNQELLQETGVSLDPRKPAAQCVLDGVRGWDSYIVYLFDKSITKYSGPLSARQLPDKVSTIVQEAKTQLPLAALKKVWGEAVSYICGLKDDYSRLFQGQRAAMLSLLRYNTNLTRCKNSMFGFSQQLKAKLDFFKSSIQYDLEKYSDQMHYGISSEKMLKAWQENEERAAAFAQVAEVSHLDDEIMALHSEIVELQRSPYARRQGDKMEQLEEKAIELYKQLKMKCKISETDVSSDSSEMVKAIIQTVQNQDKVLKDLYTHLRKILISKQKIIDLFPRIEKTLESIKDADNTVMQMQIKRQREFWHLLKIACAQNSSRSSIAASPESSNLMQVSPWSQSAQPVSSPHPLTSLPGPNDSDAAPRLLQENQKYLSQLTSLMQEAADEQANSIVDQDWSWTKYETLTTKLKKQNA, encoded by the exons ATGGAGAAACCTCCCTTCAGGCAGAACCAGAGCTGTGGAGACTGGGAGCTGAAGGAGAGGCTGGGAATGGGAGGCTTTGCCCATGTCTACCTGTACCAGCATCAC GAGACGAATGAAAAGCTGGCTGTGAAGATGTGTCGTCTGGAGCTCACAGCGCGGAACAAGGACCGATGGAGCCGAGAAATCCAGATCATGAAGAA attgAATAACATAAACGTTGTGACGGCCCGAGAAGTCCCAGAGGAGATGAGGCACATCGCCCTGAACGATCTGCCGCTGCTGGCCATGGAGTACTGCTCCCGAGGAGACCTGAGGAGG GTTCTGAGCAAACCTGAGAACTGCTGCGGTTTGAAAGAGAGTGAAGTTCTGTCCTTACTCAACGATGTTG GAGCTGGTATCCAGTATCTGCATGAAAACAAGATCATCCACCGGGATCTTAAACCTGAGAACATTGTGCTGCAGGACATCAACGGAAAG cTGGTTCACAAAATCATTGACCTGGGCTACGCCAAAGACCTGGACCAGGGGAGTCTGTGCACCTCCTTCGTCGGCACGCTGCAGTACCTG GCACCGGAGCTGTTTGAGAACAAGCCCTACACCGTCACTGTGGACTACTGGAGCTTCGGCACCATGATATTCGAGTGCAGTTGTGGTTTCCGTCCTTTCTTGCACAACCTTCAACCTGTGCAGTG GGCGACCAAAGTGCGGAACAAAGGTCCTAAAGACATCATGGCGGTGGAAGACGTGAGCGGAGAAGTCCGATTCTCCACTCACCTCCCCTACCCCAACAACCTGAGCAG GACCATGTTGGAGCCGATGGAGTCTCTGCTCCAGCTGATGTTGAAGTGGGATCCTCTCCACAGAGGAGGCAAAGTGAATCCCGACACCAAGAAACCCATGTGCTTCGAAGTTCTGGAGCAGATACTGAGCACCAAG GTCGTCCACATCCTGAACATGACCACCGCTCAGGTCCACTCTTTCCAGCTGACTCCAGACGAGTCACTCCACAGCCTGCAGAAACGCATCGAGGCCGAGACCAAGATCGAGGTGGTGaaccaggagctgctgcaggagacggGCGTGTCACTGGACCCCAGGAAGCCGGCGGCGCAGTGCGTCCTGGATGGAGTG AGAGGCTGGGACAGCTACATCGTCTACCTGTTCGACAAGAGCATCACCAAGTACTCCGGGCCCCTCAGTGCCAGACAGCTGCCCGACAAAGTCAGCACCATCG TTCAAGAGGCCAAGACGCAGCTGCCCCTGGCGGCGCTGAAGAAGGTTTGGGGAGAAGCCGTGAGCTACATCTGTGGCCTGAAGGACGACTACAGCCGACTCTTTCAAGGACAGAGGGCGGCAAT gcTGAGCCTCCTGCGCTACAACACCAACCTGACCCGCTGTAAGAACAGCATGTTCGGCTTCTCTCAGCAGCTGAAAGCCAAGTTAGATTTCTTCAAGAGCAGCATCCAGTACGACCTGGAGAAATACAGCGATCAGATGCACTACGGCATAT CCTCTGAGAAGATGCTGAAGGCCTGGCAGGAGAACGAGGAGAGAGCTGCTGCCTTTGCACAG GTGGCAGAGGTGAGCCACTTGGATGATGAGATCATGGCTCTGCACTCGGAGATCGTGGAACTTCAGAGGAGCCCGTACGCCCGACGCCAAGGAGACAAGATGGAGCAGCT AGAGGAAAAGGCAATCGAGCTCTATAAGCAGCTGAAGATGAAGTGTAAAA TTTCTGAGACGGACGTGAGCAGCGACAGCTCTGAGATGGTGAAGGCCATTATTCAAACCGTTCAGAACCAAGACAAGGTCCTGAAAGATCTGTACACGCACCTCAG AAAGATCCTGATCAGCAAACAGAAGATCATCGACTTGTTTCCACGGATTGAGAAAACGCTGGAGAGCATCAAGGACGCGGACAACACCGTGATGCAGATGCAgataaagagacaaagagagttcTGGCATTTACTGAAGATCGCATGT gccCAGAACTCATCCCGGAGCTCGATAGCAGCCAGTCCCGAGTCGTCCAACCTGATGCAGGTGTCTCCCTGGTCCCAGTCGGCTCAACCAGTCAGCTCCCCCCA